The Candidatus Nomurabacteria bacterium genomic sequence AAATACAGCGAACAGACGCTTGAAAAAGCGATTAACGACGGGTTATTGCTACTGAAACACGCTGCAGAGAATCAATATCATAGTCATTCATAAATATTCGAAGCTAGAAGTGTGACCGCTCCTCATTACGTACACCCGTTGTCCTGTTTTATCGAATAAATCTCAGCGCAGGAATTATTAAAAGCCAGCTAAATTTTGCTATATCAGCATTAAATAGAGCAATCACTATCGAGATCAAAAATATAGCACCCATCGCTAAAGAACTGAATAGGCCGTTACGTATAGTCTGCTCTGCAATATTCGCACTAAGAAACTTCTTTTTTACGGCATATTGCCAACTCACAAAAGAAATCAATTCAATAACAACGAACGTTGACGCATACAATATCGTGGCCACTTTAGTGTCTGATTCACTCAATAGAGCTGTTGGGAACGGAATAAATGCGACAAAAAGCAATAAGACAAGATTCGACATCATAAAAACTCGGTCATATTGCACAAGAGCACGGTATTTTCTTACGTGTACCGACCAGATTGCACCAATGACAAGAAAGCTCAATACATAGGAAAAGAAACTGGGGATTATCGCTATAAGACCGCTCAGCACTGATGATTCAGAACTAAGGTCAACGTTTTCGGGTAAATGAATTTCAAGCGCAAGCAAGGTGATTGCGATTGCAAATACGGCATCACTGAAGAATACGAATCTATCCACCCCTATTCTTGTCTGTTCCTCTGCAGATAACGACATCGACATTAAGCAGCACTCCGGTACGTCAATTCTCGGTCTTTCATAACGGATTTATTAAATGCGCTCGTTCGTATAACGCTCAGAGCGACAACGACTTGAATCAAAACGAATAACCAAAATAGCGTTTTGTCACCGGACATAACGCCCGTATATGCAATCGATACGTCTGTAACAGCGTGAAATATAGCAACTAATAGAACGCTGCCTCGAGAATTATTAAACACCCACGACGTAAGTATAGATGTCGCAATAGCGGAAATAAGAAAGCCCACAAATGGTAGATTTGCCTGAAACGAGTCCGCAATCATAAACAATGGTATGTGCCAAAGGCCCCAGAGCAGCCCTAAAATCAAACTTGCGTTTAATGGAGTAAACTTTTTTTGCAACCGTGGTAACGCAAAACCACGCCAAGCCGTTTCTTCTGTAATAAGAAACAACCACCATTCAATTAAGAAAACAAGAAGGAGGCTCGAAGTGGTAATATCTGTGGCAAAATGTTTATTTTCACCGCCAAACAGATAATATATGAGCAAAGCGACAATAGAAATTATCGGAACCACCACCAAAGAAATGACATACCAAACTGGTTTTACTCTGAATCGCACAAGTCGTTTCAATAAATCAATGACAGCCACCTTTCCTCCACTTAATGCCGCGACGCCATATGTCGCTATTGTTAAGCCGAACCAAAAGGCAAGTGACTGTGGAATGTGCCATGTCAATAACTTGTTTTGTTGCGCTACACTCGTGCCCCACACAAGCCATGGAAGCAAATAAGCCATCCCGAAAAAAATAATAAGTGGGTGTTTTTTTATTATGTTCATTCTTGATTTCCCTTATGTTACAACATTAGTATACACAAGTTT encodes the following:
- a CDS encoding DUF1211 domain-containing protein, whose protein sequence is MSMSLSAEEQTRIGVDRFVFFSDAVFAIAITLLALEIHLPENVDLSSESSVLSGLIAIIPSFFSYVLSFLVIGAIWSVHVRKYRALVQYDRVFMMSNLVLLLFVAFIPFPTALLSESDTKVATILYASTFVVIELISFVSWQYAVKKKFLSANIAEQTIRNGLFSSLAMGAIFLISIVIALFNADIAKFSWLLIIPALRFIR
- a CDS encoding CPBP family intramembrane metalloprotease, which translates into the protein MAYLLPWLVWGTSVAQQNKLLTWHIPQSLAFWFGLTIATYGVAALSGGKVAVIDLLKRLVRFRVKPVWYVISLVVVPIISIVALLIYYLFGGENKHFATDITTSSLLLVFLIEWWLFLITEETAWRGFALPRLQKKFTPLNASLILGLLWGLWHIPLFMIADSFQANLPFVGFLISAIATSILTSWVFNNSRGSVLLVAIFHAVTDVSIAYTGVMSGDKTLFWLFVLIQVVVALSVIRTSAFNKSVMKDRELTYRSAA